A part of Aegilops tauschii subsp. strangulata cultivar AL8/78 chromosome 2, Aet v6.0, whole genome shotgun sequence genomic DNA contains:
- the LOC109754350 gene encoding uncharacterized protein encodes MAAKVLQLRSADGKVLVAPAWDYRPAAAQALPLEMRVPSRALERVLQYWTKHSLAKATGESRESLARWDADFQRRLDEDGIAKEAAAAVQELRRHGVHHGGRPRRHAGTGASGVAAPATATRADPVRAWCQLVHHLKGVDHGEPSPAPTAPITFHASDIAVAARPGPATTLPAAAGAQPVGVRCAIRARGRQMAEDEESACHHRKLPASKPRSSVCLPATAAAPVKKVSRQVASKACSFVGSTPLPATATAVKKMTPAASTLRARRGMGELSCKVPKQNQSPLPVIAVAAPMKQPIPWLRPVVLRLP; translated from the coding sequence ATGGCGGCCAAGGTGCTCCAGCTCCGCAGCGCCGACGGCAAGGTGCTCGTCGCTCCGGCGTGGGACTATcgtccggccgccgcccaagccCTCCCGCTGGAGATGCGGGTGCCCTCGCGCGCCCTCGAGAGGGTGCTCCAGTACTGGACCAAGCACAGCCTGGCCAAGGCCACCGGTGAGTCCCGGGAGTCCCTCGCCCGCTGGGACGCCGACTTCCAGCGCCGTCTCGACGAAGACGGCatcgccaaggaggccgccgcagccGTTCAAGAACTCCGCCGCCACGGCGTCCACCATGGAGGGCGTCCCCGTCGCCACGCCGGCACGGGCGCATCTGGTGTCGCTGCTCCAGCCACCGCCACCCGTGCTGATCCCGTCCGTGCCTGGTGCCAACTCGTTCACCACCTCAAGGGTGTCGACCACGGAGAACCTAGCCCAGCGCCGACGGCGCCCATCACTTTCCATGCCTCCGATATTGCCGTCGCCGCGCGCCCTGGGCCTGCCACCACCTTGCCGGCCGCTGCTGGTGCTCAACCCGTTGGTGTCCGGTGCGCCATCCGTGCCCGTGGACGCCAGATGGCTGAAGACGAGGAGTCCGCTTGCCACCACCGCAAGCTCCCGGCTTCCAAGCCTCGCTCTTCGGTCTGCCTGCCTGCCACTGCTGCTGCGCCCGTGAAGAAGGTCTCTCGTCAGGTCGCTTCCAAGGCTTGCTCTTTCGTCGGCTCTACACCACTGCCTGCCACTGCCACTGCTGTGAAGAAGATGACTCCAGCAGCTTCAACTCTGCGCGCAAGAAGGGGGATGGGGGAGCTCAGCTGCAAGGTTCCGAAGCAAAACCAATCGCCATTGCCTGTCATTGCTGTTGCAGCACCAATGAAGCAACCAATTCCTTGGCTGCGTCCAGTGGTATTACGCCTTCCCTAG